The following nucleotide sequence is from Ferroacidibacillus organovorans.
CGACTGCGCGAACAGCCGCCGGCTTCCGAGTATTCGCCCAGGCAGTTGGCATTTCACGGCGCTGCCCCGATCGAATCAGCTCCAGCGCAGATTCCGCGTCAAAATCAGGATCAAGCCGTGCGCGTTTATGATTCGCAATCGCGTGAAAAAAAGACGCTTGCGACGTTTGCCCATCCGCCTGCTGCCAAGGCCCCGTCATCCCTTGATCAAGGAGCAGAGTTTGCTGAGGCGATGATGCGAACGCACGCGCGTGAGCAACGACTGACGTCAGCTTCTGCAGACAACCGACAGACTGGCGCACGCCTGCGCCCGCTTGCCCAGGCGCTGTCCATGTATGTCGTCGCAGAGGATGACGATGCGGTTTATCTGATTGATCAGCACGCAGCGCACGAGCGTGTGCTCTACGAGCGGTTCATGGTCATGGCGGGATCCGGCAATTCGCAGACGCAGGAACTGCTCGTCCCGCTGACCTTTTCACTCACGCCGGCCGCCTTTTTTCGCGTGATGGAGCGGGTTGATGACGCCAAGCGGCTGGGCCTTGTATATGAGGCATTTGGCGAGCATGATCTTGTGGTGCGCGCAGTCCCGCTCTGGTGGCAGGGCGTACCGCTTGATCGCATGGTGCATGAAGTCATCGACACTTTTTTAGAGGAGGAAGGAGTCGACCAAAAAACGTGGGAAAAGCGAGTGATTCTGCGCGCCTGCAAAGCGGCGATCAAGGCAAACCAGCGGCTGTCCATGCTGGAGATGCAGGCGCTTTTGGACGAGCTTTCGACGCTTCAAAATCCATTTACCTGCCCGCACGGCCGTCCGACGGCGCTGCGCATCGGACGGGAGCGCCTCGAAAAAGAGTTTCGCAGGCGGTAGACGCGGCCTACTGGCGGCTGCACACGGTTGTTACGACGTCTGCCAACGGCAGTTCTCGGCAAGAAGAGCGGGCGCTGCGCATCGCGGGTGAGTATCAATTGCGCTTTGCTGCGCGCAGAAGAAGGCCGCTTACGGCGCTTTTAAAAGACGAGGCGAGCGAGGCTGCAGTAGTGATCGGCGATGATCCGCAGATTGCACTGTTTGACGGTCGTTCATCTCACGGTTTTTTTTATCACCCGGGAATCTCTCTCCCGCGCGTCAAGGCGATGGAAAAGGGTGTGCGCGATCGCTTTGTGGACATTTGCGGGATTCAAGAAGGAGATCACGTGTTGGACGGCACGGCAGGGCTTTGCGCTGAGGCGACACTGCTTGCGGCGGCAGTTGGTGAATCAGGTGCTGTTACGGCGACGGAGGCACATTATCTGACCTATCTTGTGGTGCGCGAAGGACTGGCCTCTTATCAGACGTCGTTTCTGCCTTTTGCAAGAGCGCTTCGGCGGATCGATTTGCAGTATGGAACGTGGCAGGAACAAGTACGGATGAAAAAGGTAAGGCGTCCGGACGTATTCTATCTTGATCCGATGTTTGAACAGACGATTACCAAGTCATCAGGTATGCAAGCGCTCAAACCCTACACCCTCTCTGAAACCTTCTCGAGTGCGGATCTGGAGCTGGCGCGCGCCTTTTCCAGGCGCAGGTTAATCGTTAAAACGAGGCGGCACAGCGCGTGGCTAGAAACGGTGCAACCTGATGAACTGCATGCGTCTGCCCGATTTTCTTATGCTGTGTTTTATGCCAACGGCGCAAGGGGAGGAGGGGCCATTTGAAAACGCGCATCCTCTGTATCGTGGGACCGACGGCGGTCGGCAAAACAGAGCTCAGCCTGCAGCTTGCAGAGGCGCTCTCTGGAGAGATTGTCAGCGCAGACTCCATGCAAGTTTATCGCGGAATGGATATCGGCACGGCTAAACTGCCGATGAATCAGCGCAGAGGAATTGTGCATCATATGATTGATGTCGCAGAACCCACAGAAGCATACACGGTGCATCGCTATGCAGTTCACGCCCGCAAGGTGATCGAAGAGATTGCCCTGCGCAATAAAACGCCGATTGTGGTGGGGGGAACTGGACTCTATGTGCGCGCGCTCACGGAACATTTTGACTTTACGGAGACACGCGAGGATGAGGTGTTACGCGCGCAACTCACTGCCCGGGCAGAGCGTGAAGGCGTGGCTCGGCTGCATGAGGAATTAGGTCTACGCGATCCTGAGGCGGCAAACAGGATTCATCCAAACGACCTTCGGCGGATCATACGCGCGCTTGAAGTGAATGAAATCACCGGGAAGACGCTGGAGGAAAACTGGAGTGCAGGCGAGCGGCCGTATGAAGCGATGATGGTTGGACTGACACTTTCGCGTGAGGCGCTCTATAAACGAATTGAAACGCGGGTAGACGAGATGATTGACGAGGGGTTGCTTCATGAAGTCGAGCGACTGCGGGCGTTGGGATGCCAGCGCGGCATGGCTTCCATGCAAGCGATTGGCTATCGGCAAGTTTTCGATTTTTTTGATGGATTGCTCTCGTTTGAAGCGATGGTCGATGAGATCAAAAAGGCGAGCCGTCGCTATGCGAAGCGGCAGTGGTCGTGGTATCGAAGCGATCAATGTGTGCACTGGTATGATCGGACGGAAGATGGTATGATACTGGAAACAATTCGCGATCGCGTTTTACAAGGATGGTTTGAGTCGCTTCACGACTCGCAGCCGCTGGGGGGCACACGGTGAGTAACGGAAAATCGATCAACATTCAGGACGCATTTTTAAATCAGATTCGCAAAGAAAATGTACCGGTGATTGTCTATCTGGTCAACGGATTTCAGATTAGGGGCATTGTCAAAGCGTTTGACAATTTTACGATTGTCATCGAGTCAGACGGGAAACAGCAGTTGATCTACAAACATGCCGTTTCCACCTTTACGCCGAGCAGAAATGTGCGTTTTGATACGGATGCGCTGAACCAATCGACCTGAATGTGTGTGTTGCGCACATTCACACCGCGCGCTCCCTTGCGTGTGGGAGTCGCGTGGACGTCGTGACTTGACTGTGATGTTTGAATGTGCTATCTTATGTGTGTTGTCAATACGCCAGCGTAGCTCAGTTGGTAGAGCAACTGACTTGTAATCAGTAGGTCGCGGGTTCGACTCCTGTCGCTGGCTCCATGAAAAAGCCTGGAAAATCAACAAAAAAGAGATGGCATACCTTCAGAGGTAAGTCGTCTCTTTTTGTTTTGTGTGCGGATTGTGTGCCGAGATTTTTTTTGTGCTACGTATGTGTCACTCACCTAGAATCTGTGCTAACGCGTCGGCGGCTGCATCTTGCATACTGGGAATCACGTGGCTGTATACATTCAGTGTCATGGTAATGTCGGCATGTCCAAGACGTTCAGCCACGATTTTGGGATTTAGGCCTGCTTTCATAAGTTGAGTGGCTACAGTATGCCGAAGATCATATAGCCTTACATGATTGGGTAAACCCGCTTTCCTCAATGATGGTTTGAAGTAGCGTTTGGCTAAATTGTCATGATCCAGTGGCTCACCGTTAGTCGCGACGAACACAAATCCGTGATCGTGGTATAAGTCTCTGTGTGCCATTATGTACTCCCTTTGGATCTTTGCGTATTGACGTAGAACCGCCGCCGTTGGCTCGGATAAAGTTATAGACCGGCGGCTCCCCACAGTCTTCGTATCCTTTTCTCTCCATCCGTTCTGTGTTCGTTCCAATGATCGTTGAATACGTACAGTTCGCATCTCATTCTCTAGGTCTGTCCATTTGATTGCTAGGGCTTCGCCTGGTCTGCATCCGGAATCTAACATGAACTTGAAAAGGGGATAAATCGAAGCGCCTGTTTCGATCGGCCATAGTGTTTTGACAGTATCCAGGAACAGCCTGATTTCGTGAGTGTCCAGCGGCCTAAGCTCTTGTTTCTTGATGGCTTTCGGGCGTTGCACGAATTCTAACGGATTTCGTTCGATCTTTCGCGTCTCCACTGCTTTTCTCATGGCCTGTTTCAAAATTGTATGTACATACTGACCGGTTCTGCCGCCACTTTCGGAAGTCACCTCATCGATTGCTTCTTGAAATGCCTTCTGCATGTTCTGCGCTTTCGCCAGTGTGTACTTTCCAAGTCGTGGTACAATCTTGTCTGCCATGTAGCGCTGATAGTCCCCAAACGTGCGCTCTGATACCTG
It contains:
- a CDS encoding class I SAM-dependent methyltransferase; this translates as MRFAARRRRPLTALLKDEASEAAVVIGDDPQIALFDGRSSHGFFYHPGISLPRVKAMEKGVRDRFVDICGIQEGDHVLDGTAGLCAEATLLAAAVGESGAVTATEAHYLTYLVVREGLASYQTSFLPFARALRRIDLQYGTWQEQVRMKKVRRPDVFYLDPMFEQTITKSSGMQALKPYTLSETFSSADLELARAFSRRRLIVKTRRHSAWLETVQPDELHASARFSYAVFYANGARGGGAI
- the miaA gene encoding tRNA (adenosine(37)-N6)-dimethylallyltransferase MiaA; translation: MKTRILCIVGPTAVGKTELSLQLAEALSGEIVSADSMQVYRGMDIGTAKLPMNQRRGIVHHMIDVAEPTEAYTVHRYAVHARKVIEEIALRNKTPIVVGGTGLYVRALTEHFDFTETREDEVLRAQLTARAEREGVARLHEELGLRDPEAANRIHPNDLRRIIRALEVNEITGKTLEENWSAGERPYEAMMVGLTLSREALYKRIETRVDEMIDEGLLHEVERLRALGCQRGMASMQAIGYRQVFDFFDGLLSFEAMVDEIKKASRRYAKRQWSWYRSDQCVHWYDRTEDGMILETIRDRVLQGWFESLHDSQPLGGTR
- the hfq gene encoding RNA chaperone Hfq, whose amino-acid sequence is MSNGKSINIQDAFLNQIRKENVPVIVYLVNGFQIRGIVKAFDNFTIVIESDGKQQLIYKHAVSTFTPSRNVRFDTDALNQST
- a CDS encoding site-specific integrase, which translates into the protein MAQIVERKRKSADGRSTWLVRIYDGLDENGKRNYISYNVTGTRKDADREAKRLETKRDDGALIDYSKLTVKEWLEEWLGVWAKQQVSERTFGDYQRYMADKIVPRLGKYTLAKAQNMQKAFQEAIDEVTSESGGRTGQYVHTILKQAMRKAVETRKIERNPLEFVQRPKAIKKQELRPLDTHEIRLFLDTVKTLWPIETGASIYPLFKFMLDSGCRPGEALAIKWTDLENEMRTVRIQRSLERTQNGWREKDTKTVGSRRSITLSEPTAAVLRQYAKIQREYIMAHRDLYHDHGFVFVATNGEPLDHDNLAKRYFKPSLRKAGLPNHVRLYDLRHTVATQLMKAGLNPKIVAERLGHADITMTLNVYSHVIPSMQDAAADALAQILGE